The following are encoded together in the Streptomyces sp. NBC_00341 genome:
- the mmpB gene encoding morphogenic membrane protein MmpB, protein MLWSDPENKPPKELRDAQDMMRRVGLVLALAMVVAMFVLGLQSPSGG, encoded by the coding sequence ATGCTGTGGTCCGATCCCGAGAACAAGCCGCCGAAGGAACTGCGCGACGCCCAGGACATGATGCGGCGCGTGGGACTGGTGCTCGCGCTGGCCATGGTGGTCGCGATGTTCGTCCTGGGCCTGCAGAGCCCCTCCGGCGGTTGA
- a CDS encoding acyl-CoA carboxylase epsilon subunit has protein sequence MIKVVRGNPTPEELAAALAVVQARAAAVAAVSSGAPELPGQWSDPGRVARRDRHLPGPRAWARTYWPG, from the coding sequence ATGATCAAGGTCGTACGGGGCAATCCCACCCCGGAAGAACTGGCAGCCGCGCTCGCGGTCGTCCAGGCACGCGCCGCCGCGGTGGCCGCCGTCTCGTCCGGAGCACCCGAGCTGCCCGGACAGTGGTCCGACCCGGGCCGGGTCGCCCGGCGCGACCGCCATCTGCCGGGGCCGCGCGCCTGGGCGCGTACGTACTGGCCCGGGTAG
- a CDS encoding acyl-CoA carboxylase subunit beta, protein MSEPEETDIHTTAGKLADLQRRIEEATHAGSARAVEKQHAKGKLTARERVDLLLDEGSFVELDEFARHRSTNFGIEKNRPYGDGVVTGYGTVDGRPVCVYSQDFTIFGGSLGEVYGEKIVKVMDFALKTGCPVIGINDGGGARIQEGVAALGLFAEIFRRNVHASGVVPQISLIVGPCAGGAVYSPAITDFTVMVDQTSHMFITGPDVIKTVTGEDVGFEELGGARTHNTTSGVAHHMAGDEKDAIEYVKSLLSYLPSNNLSEAPSFPEEADLAVTDEDRELDTLIPDSANQPYDMHTAIEHVLDDGEFLETQALFAPNILTGFGRVEGYPVGIVANQPMQFAGCLDINASEKAARFVRTCDAFNVPVLTFVDVPGFLPGVDQEYGGIIRRGAKLIYAYAEATVPLITVITRKAFGGAYDVMGSKHLGADINVAWPTAQIAVMGAQGAVNILHRRTIAAAEDQDATRAELMADYEDALLNPYVAAERGYVDAVIMPSETRAHVVKGLRQLRTKRESLPPKKHGNIPL, encoded by the coding sequence ATGTCCGAGCCGGAAGAGACCGACATCCACACCACCGCGGGCAAGCTCGCGGACCTGCAGCGCCGCATCGAGGAGGCGACCCACGCGGGGTCCGCCCGCGCGGTGGAGAAGCAGCACGCGAAGGGCAAGTTGACGGCGCGCGAGCGCGTGGACCTGCTGCTGGACGAGGGCTCCTTCGTCGAGCTCGACGAATTCGCCCGGCACCGCTCGACGAACTTCGGGATCGAGAAGAACCGGCCGTACGGGGACGGTGTCGTCACCGGGTACGGCACGGTCGACGGCCGCCCCGTCTGCGTGTACTCGCAGGACTTCACCATCTTCGGCGGCTCGCTCGGTGAGGTCTACGGTGAGAAAATCGTCAAGGTGATGGACTTCGCGCTGAAGACCGGCTGCCCGGTCATCGGCATCAACGACGGCGGCGGCGCCCGTATCCAGGAAGGCGTGGCGGCGCTGGGCCTCTTCGCGGAGATCTTCCGGCGCAATGTGCACGCCTCCGGTGTCGTCCCGCAGATCTCGCTGATCGTGGGACCGTGCGCGGGCGGCGCGGTCTACTCCCCCGCGATCACCGACTTCACGGTCATGGTCGACCAGACCTCGCACATGTTCATCACCGGGCCCGACGTCATCAAGACGGTCACCGGCGAGGACGTCGGCTTCGAGGAGCTGGGCGGCGCCCGCACCCACAACACCACTTCCGGGGTGGCGCACCACATGGCGGGCGACGAGAAGGACGCCATCGAGTACGTCAAGTCGCTGCTCTCCTACCTCCCGTCGAACAACCTCTCCGAGGCCCCGTCCTTCCCCGAGGAGGCGGACCTCGCGGTCACGGACGAGGACCGCGAGCTGGACACGCTGATCCCGGACTCCGCGAACCAGCCGTACGACATGCACACCGCGATCGAGCACGTGCTGGACGACGGTGAATTCCTGGAGACCCAGGCCCTGTTCGCGCCGAACATCCTCACCGGCTTCGGCCGGGTCGAGGGCTATCCGGTCGGCATCGTCGCCAACCAGCCGATGCAGTTCGCCGGCTGTCTGGACATCAACGCGAGCGAGAAGGCCGCGCGCTTCGTCCGCACCTGCGACGCGTTCAACGTGCCGGTGCTGACCTTCGTGGACGTGCCCGGCTTCCTGCCCGGCGTCGACCAGGAGTACGGCGGCATCATCCGGCGCGGCGCCAAGCTGATCTACGCGTACGCGGAGGCGACCGTCCCGCTGATCACGGTGATCACCCGCAAGGCGTTCGGCGGCGCGTACGACGTGATGGGCTCCAAGCACCTGGGCGCCGACATCAACGTCGCCTGGCCGACCGCCCAGATCGCCGTGATGGGCGCCCAGGGCGCCGTCAACATCCTGCACCGCCGCACGATCGCCGCCGCGGAGGATCAGGACGCCACCCGCGCCGAGCTGATGGCGGACTACGAGGACGCGCTGCTCAACCCGTACGTGGCGGCCGAACGCGGCTACGTGGACGCGGTGATCATGCCGTCCGAGACCCGGGCCCACGTGGTCAAGGGACTGCGGCAGCTGCGGACCAAGCGGGAGTCGCTGCCCCCCAAGAAGCACGGCAACATCCCTCTCTAG
- a CDS encoding biotin--[acetyl-CoA-carboxylase] ligase: MTPSDASHNRWSDLDRPPLNVPALRRGLLRPDGLWSALDVVDATGSTNSDLAARAAGLAEGTVLVAEEQTAGRGRLDRTWTAPARSGLFFSVYLKPGAVPVQRWGWLPLLTGVAVATGLARSAGVDTALKWPNDLLVTVDAQERKAGGILAERAGDGVVIGIGLNVSLREDELPAPTAASLALAGAVSTDRETLLRGVLRSLEQWYGKWRAADGDAAASGLQEAYAAGCATLGRTVRAQLPGDRTLTGEAVAIDGDGRLVLSVGDGLQEPVSAGDIVHLRGAAGGLT, encoded by the coding sequence ATGACACCCTCGGATGCGTCTCACAACCGTTGGTCGGACCTGGACCGGCCGCCCCTGAACGTTCCCGCGCTGCGGCGCGGTCTGCTCCGCCCCGACGGGCTGTGGAGCGCCCTCGACGTCGTGGACGCCACCGGGTCGACCAACTCCGACCTCGCGGCGCGCGCCGCCGGGCTCGCCGAGGGCACCGTCCTGGTCGCGGAGGAGCAGACCGCCGGACGGGGACGCCTGGACCGGACCTGGACCGCACCGGCCCGTTCGGGCCTCTTCTTCTCCGTCTACCTGAAGCCCGGCGCGGTGCCCGTCCAGCGCTGGGGCTGGCTGCCGCTGCTCACCGGGGTCGCGGTGGCGACGGGCCTGGCGCGGTCCGCGGGCGTCGACACGGCACTGAAGTGGCCCAACGACCTGCTGGTCACCGTCGACGCCCAGGAGCGCAAGGCCGGCGGCATCCTGGCCGAGCGCGCCGGGGACGGCGTCGTCATCGGCATCGGCCTCAACGTCTCCCTGCGCGAGGACGAGCTCCCCGCCCCCACGGCCGCCTCGCTCGCCCTGGCCGGAGCGGTCTCCACCGACCGCGAGACGCTGCTCAGGGGCGTGCTGCGGTCGCTGGAGCAGTGGTACGGGAAGTGGCGCGCGGCGGACGGGGACGCGGCCGCGAGCGGCCTCCAGGAGGCGTACGCGGCCGGCTGCGCGACGCTCGGGCGCACCGTGCGGGCCCAGCTGCCGGGCGACCGCACGCTCACCGGGGAGGCGGTGGCGATCGACGGGGACGGGCGCCTCGTCCTGTCGGTCGGAGACGGCCTCCAGGAGCCCGTCTCCGCGGGCGACATCGTGCACCTGAGGGGCGCCGCGGGCGGTCTGACCTGA
- a CDS encoding adenylate/guanylate cyclase domain-containing protein, whose product MTVDDTTSGDGSEPSSDPSVHATPHHEVDHTAEPTDDPLAIRLEALILGADRRYTPFQAARTAGVSMDLASRFWRAMGFADIGQAKALTEADVLALRRLSGLVEAGLLSEPMAIQVARSTGQTTARLAEWQIDSFLEGLTEPPEPGMTRTEVTYPLVELLLPELEEFLVYVWRRQLAAATGRVVQAADDDEMVDRRLAVGFADLVGFTRLTRRLEEEELGELVEAFETTCADLVAAHGGRLIKTLGDEVLFAADDAGTAAEIALRLIEAMTLDEQMPALRVGIAFGTVTTRMGDVFGTTVNLASRLTSIAPKDAVLVDGAFAEELTRTGDAPASEARAAEEAAAAAERAGREGADGEEPMPVPKYRYGLQPMWQRPVRGLGVVEPWLLARRGGS is encoded by the coding sequence GTGACCGTCGACGACACGACGTCCGGCGATGGCTCGGAGCCCTCGTCGGACCCATCGGTCCACGCGACACCCCATCACGAAGTCGACCACACGGCGGAGCCGACCGACGACCCCCTCGCGATCAGGCTGGAAGCGCTGATCCTGGGCGCCGACCGGCGCTACACCCCGTTCCAGGCCGCCCGGACCGCGGGCGTCTCGATGGACCTGGCGTCACGGTTCTGGCGGGCCATGGGCTTCGCGGACATCGGCCAGGCCAAGGCGCTGACCGAGGCGGACGTGCTGGCCCTGCGCCGGCTCTCCGGTCTGGTCGAGGCCGGGCTGCTGAGCGAGCCGATGGCGATCCAGGTGGCCCGGTCCACCGGGCAGACCACCGCCCGGCTGGCGGAGTGGCAGATCGACTCCTTCCTGGAGGGCCTGACCGAGCCGCCCGAGCCCGGTATGACCCGCACCGAGGTCACCTACCCGCTGGTCGAGCTGCTCCTGCCGGAGCTGGAGGAGTTCCTCGTCTACGTGTGGCGGCGCCAGCTCGCCGCCGCCACCGGCCGGGTCGTGCAGGCGGCGGACGACGACGAGATGGTCGACCGCCGGCTGGCCGTCGGCTTCGCGGACCTCGTCGGCTTCACCCGGCTCACCCGCCGCCTGGAGGAGGAGGAGCTCGGCGAACTCGTCGAGGCCTTCGAGACCACCTGCGCCGACCTGGTCGCCGCCCACGGCGGCCGGCTCATCAAGACCCTCGGTGACGAGGTCCTCTTCGCCGCCGACGACGCGGGCACCGCGGCCGAGATCGCGCTGCGCCTGATCGAGGCGATGACGCTGGACGAGCAGATGCCCGCGCTGCGCGTCGGCATCGCGTTCGGCACGGTCACCACCCGGATGGGCGATGTGTTCGGCACCACCGTGAACCTCGCCAGCCGGCTCACCTCGATAGCGCCGAAGGACGCCGTCCTGGTGGACGGGGCGTTCGCGGAGGAGCTGACCCGTACCGGCGACGCACCCGCCTCGGAGGCGCGGGCCGCGGAGGAGGCCGCTGCCGCCGCCGAGCGCGCCGGCCGGGAGGGCGCGGACGGCGAGGAGCCGATGCCCGTGCCCAAGTACCGCTATGGGCTCCAGCCGATGTGGCAGCGCCCGGTGCGCGGCCTCGGCGTCGTGGAACCCTGGCTGCTGGCCCGTCGCGGCGGCTCCTGA
- a CDS encoding enoyl-CoA hydratase-related protein, producing MTVTSEQRFGEFVVVRGHEGLEHVAELVLDRPKAMNAVSTDMARSIAAACAALAADPDVRVTVLTSSHERAFCVGADLKERNSFTDADLVRQRPTARAAYTGVLELPMPTIAAVHGFALGGGFELALSCDLIVADATALVGLPEVSVGVIPGGGGTQLLPRRIGAARAAELIFTARRVEAAEARELGLVDELVAAGEDRSEALALAGRIAGNSPVGLRAAKRALRLGHGLDLRAGLEVEDSAWRSVAFSGDRAEGVAAFNEKRKPNWPGE from the coding sequence ATGACCGTCACGTCCGAGCAGCGGTTCGGGGAGTTCGTCGTCGTACGGGGTCACGAGGGCCTGGAGCACGTCGCCGAGCTGGTCCTCGACCGGCCGAAGGCCATGAACGCGGTGTCCACGGACATGGCGCGCTCGATCGCCGCCGCCTGTGCCGCGCTCGCCGCGGACCCGGACGTCCGGGTCACCGTCCTCACCTCCAGCCATGAGCGGGCCTTCTGCGTGGGGGCGGACCTCAAGGAGCGGAACTCCTTCACCGACGCCGACCTGGTGCGGCAGCGGCCCACCGCCCGCGCCGCCTACACCGGTGTCCTCGAACTGCCGATGCCGACGATCGCCGCGGTGCACGGGTTCGCGCTCGGCGGCGGTTTCGAGCTGGCGCTGTCCTGCGATCTGATCGTGGCCGACGCCACCGCGCTGGTGGGCCTGCCCGAGGTCTCCGTCGGGGTCATCCCGGGCGGCGGCGGCACCCAGCTGCTGCCGCGCCGGATCGGGGCGGCGCGGGCGGCCGAGCTGATCTTCACCGCCCGCCGGGTGGAGGCGGCGGAGGCCCGGGAGCTGGGGCTGGTCGACGAGCTGGTGGCGGCGGGCGAGGACCGCTCGGAGGCGCTGGCGCTGGCCGGGCGGATCGCCGGGAACTCCCCGGTGGGCCTGCGGGCGGCCAAGCGGGCGCTGCGGCTCGGGCACGGGCTCGATCTGCGGGCCGGCCTGGAGGTGGAGGACTCCGCGTGGCGCTCTGTGGCCTTCTCCGGCGACCGCGCGGAGGGGGTCGCCGCGTTCAACGAGAAGCGGAAGCCGAACTGGCCCGGCGAATGA
- a CDS encoding diguanylate cyclase domain-containing protein, with amino-acid sequence MGGDDARLRAVVSLAQAMAAAHTPRGCWRAAALGACEALGGSFAALSVWERGRGRLRVLVNAGDRVEGEEEFPDEETYPVHQFPEITEFLHERWAGGGEPDAWVETADGPVEPEPADGGRTAGAAGAHGHRHGYCHQRVAALRRRGRGCCVVAPIVLHGRAWGELYVARPVGEPVFGRADADFATVLAAVVAAGISQTERLEEVRKLAFTDPLTGLANRRAVDMRLDEAVERHRADGSVVSLAVCDLNGLKWVNDTHGHAVGDRLLERFGSVLSRCGAMLPGALSARLGGDEFCLLAVGPGADEVVAVATELCERAAELEFGNGVACGIASTGDPIGPVVSARRLFRLADAAQYRAKAARSLRPVVAGRDGEVIRLADSPPKAAHDRRRLRGNRPSAEPPDR; translated from the coding sequence ATGGGTGGTGATGATGCGCGGCTCCGGGCCGTGGTTTCGCTTGCACAGGCGATGGCGGCGGCACACACCCCGCGGGGGTGCTGGCGGGCGGCCGCGCTGGGGGCCTGCGAGGCGCTGGGCGGCAGCTTCGCCGCGCTGTCGGTCTGGGAGCGCGGACGCGGGCGGCTGCGGGTCCTGGTGAACGCGGGCGACCGGGTCGAGGGGGAGGAGGAGTTCCCCGACGAGGAGACGTACCCGGTCCACCAGTTCCCGGAGATCACCGAGTTCCTCCACGAGCGGTGGGCCGGGGGCGGTGAGCCGGACGCCTGGGTGGAGACGGCCGACGGTCCGGTGGAGCCGGAGCCCGCGGACGGTGGCCGGACGGCCGGGGCGGCGGGTGCGCACGGTCACCGGCACGGCTACTGCCATCAGCGGGTGGCGGCCCTGCGCCGGCGCGGGCGGGGCTGCTGTGTGGTGGCGCCGATCGTGCTGCACGGGCGGGCCTGGGGCGAGCTGTATGTGGCGCGGCCGGTGGGGGAGCCGGTGTTCGGGCGGGCGGACGCGGACTTCGCCACCGTGCTGGCCGCGGTGGTGGCCGCCGGGATCTCCCAGACGGAGCGACTGGAGGAGGTGCGCAAGCTCGCCTTCACCGACCCGCTGACCGGCCTCGCCAACCGGCGGGCCGTCGACATGCGCCTCGACGAGGCGGTGGAGCGGCACCGGGCGGACGGTTCGGTGGTCAGCCTGGCCGTCTGCGATCTCAACGGGCTGAAGTGGGTCAACGACACCCACGGCCACGCGGTCGGAGACCGTCTGCTGGAACGTTTCGGCTCGGTACTGTCCCGGTGCGGCGCGATGCTGCCCGGAGCGCTCTCCGCCCGGCTCGGCGGGGACGAGTTCTGTCTGCTGGCGGTGGGGCCGGGCGCGGACGAGGTGGTGGCGGTGGCCACCGAGCTGTGCGAGCGGGCGGCCGAGCTGGAGTTCGGCAACGGGGTCGCCTGCGGGATCGCCTCCACCGGCGACCCGATCGGCCCGGTGGTCTCCGCGCGGCGGCTGTTCCGGCTCGCGGACGCGGCCCAGTACCGGGCGAAGGCCGCCCGCTCGCTGCGGCCCGTGGTGGCGGGGCGCGACGGAGAGGTGATCCGGCTGGCCGACTCCCCGCCCAAGGCCGCCCACGACCGCCGCCGGCTGCGCGGCAACCGCCCCTCGGCCGAGCCGCCCGATCGGTAA